Part of the Phacochoerus africanus isolate WHEZ1 chromosome 8, ROS_Pafr_v1, whole genome shotgun sequence genome is shown below.
GTCCTCGAACGCCTGCACCCGGGACTCTGGTTCCGAATGCAGCAGCGGAGACGTTCCAGCCGGGATGGGGCGGGGGGtccggggagggggcagggcggaATGCAGCCTCTCGAAAAAATAATAACGACAACGCTCATAGCAGTAATAACGGCTGCAGTCCTCAGACCCCCGTCTTTGCTGCAGTGGAATCGCTCGCCTCCTCACAGCCGGGAGGTGGGAAGAACGTCCAGCCCAGGGCGGAGTGGGGAGTGGACGCCCGAGGGCCGGGAGGACCTACTTAGTATAAGAAAAGGAGAGCGCTGGGTGGCCAGGGCGGAACGGAAAGGAAACTGACCGGCCCAgtgggcggaggtggggggggggcggtattTGCGCATGGGGTCCCGGCCCTCTCCCGAGGCCCCATGGAAAGAATTTGCATCCAGACGGGGCCCGCccatgcggggggggggggtgtaggcCGGTCAGTACCTCGGTGAATTGGGTGGTCTTCGCTGTTAATCTGGAAACTCAGTGGGTTCCCTGACAACTCAAGTGTTGTTACGTGTTTGTCCACCGATCCAgtcattgccattttcttaagGTCTGTGACTCTCTTGACCCTGCCATTGACCCAAGTGATGGGCGCTTTAGTTTTTTTCAGTGGGGAATGAGttcagaggtttttttcccctgaaaccTGGGCAGGACATCCTTGGCTGGGGTCTGAGAGGATAAAGGACGCTCAGGCTTGGTCACCAGGGAGGATGGATAATGCCTGCTTTTGTTGTCTTGGGCACACCCTGTGTGACCTTTCTCAAACCAGTGTCTTATCAGGTCACGCCTTGACTCCCAAACCTCCAAGGGGGGCTGAAAAAACTGCCCTTCTGCATAGGGCAGGAGTGATGGCCCTGACTCTGTTATCAGACCAACCTGGCTTTGCTCCCTTTTCCTGCCAGGCAGCAGCTTGCACCCTGTAAATGACTGGGCCTCTCCCAGCTGCAGTTTCCTCTTGAGGAAAATGGGGATTGTGCTGGTATGACCAAATCGGATTGACCCCTCCCCGCCGAATAGCGAGAACAGGTCCTACACTGGGCCACTTTAAGTTTGTcttggccaggaattgaacacaacTTTTTGGCCCCTTGCATAATTCCCATCAATCCTTCAGTGAAGGACTAGCCCTAGAGAGGAGGGTGTTTCTCCTAAAACACTCAAGGGTAGCCTAGGTTGGAGAAAGCCCTGGGGGCTGATGACCCTTGACTAAACTGGGAATGCAGTGGTCattagaaaatgtatatattgcTTAATCCCATTCTCAGCCCTAGTGGTGAGATAGTGAAAATGTAGAAATCCCATTAATTCCATTCACTGTGATCTTTGTGCCCATCAGGCAGAAACCTGGGAGTCTTCCTGGGCTCTGTTCAGTCCATCAGCAAATAGGGCTCTCAACCCTCAAAATGTATcctaggatttccctggtggcccagtggttaaggttgtcactgctgtggctctggtgactgctgtggtgcagattccatccctgacctgggaacttccgaatgccatggaaaaaaaaagataccttaatctgaccacttctccccagccccactgcccccaccctgtCCCTGACACCACTGTCTTCCACCTCGACTGCTGCAGTGGCACCTGGGCTCCCCgcttctccctcttcccctcacaATCTGATCTGTAGCAGGTAGCAGGATCCTATGAAGGCTGTAGGCAgaccctgcccctcctctgctcagaacgCAGCCATGGAGAGACCCAGGTCCTCAAGGCCCCTGCACCCTCTGCCCTGCTCCCACCTCCTGTGTACTGGCCTCCCGGCTGGGCCTCAGTCACCCTTCCATGGGCTCTGCATCTGCTCTTCCCTCGGACTGGAATGCTTTTCACCCTAGACCGTCACATGGCTCCATTCCTCATTTCACTCTTTGCTCCACTGTAAGCTTATCAGAGAGATCTTCCCTGAGCCCCTTCCCGGAAACCACCTCTTACCCGCCCAGGCAGGGCCAGGTGTCCCCTCTGGGCTCTTTCATTCCAGCCCTGCCTACTCTGGGTCATCATTTTCTGGAGACCAAGTCTGTCATGCACTGGACTGTGAGcccaggagagcagggctggACTCTTTCACTCCCAGTTGTGTGTTCAGCACCGCCCGACATgagccaggcacagagcaggcactcgAATCACAGGGGGAGTGAATCCTTCCACAAATATTTCCAAGTCCCCCTGATTACCAAGCCCTGACTGGGACTGAGGATGGCGTTTTGAAGCAATGAGACATCCCTTCTCTCAAAGGCTTACTTCTATGGCATAACAGACAGCGCGTTGCAGACAAGTCAATGCGTGTTGTCTGGAGGGGATAGTGCTGTGAAAAAAGAGATAATGCAGGGTGAAAGAGCTATCGATTTCTCCCTGTAAAGAcgatgtttgggagttcccgtcatggcgcagtggttaacgaatccaactaggaaccatgaggttgtgggttctgtccctgcccttgctcggtgggttaaggattcggcattgccgtgagctgtggtgtaggctgcatactcggctcggatcccaagttgctgtggctctggcgtaggctggcagctgtagctccaattagacccctagcctgggaacctccatatgccatgggaagcggccctagaaaagacaaaaagacaaaaaaaaaagatgtttgagcAGCGACCCAAGTGAAGTAAGGGAGGAAGGTAAGCCATGTATCTGGAAATATATATCTCACATATGAAAGAGGAATCCAAGCAagaggaacagcatgtgcaaaggccctgaggtaggaatgTGCTTGGCATGTTCAAGGACTAACAACAGTGACCAAAGGGTAGGAGGTTGGCAGATGAGGTTAGAGGGTGATAGGGCCTTGTTACCTTGGAGCCAGGGGAGGGACCTGAGCAGAAAAGGGGTGTGATCAGACTTAGCTCTAACAGGAGGACCCCTCAGACAGCCATATGGGGAAGAGACTGGGGCAAAGGTGGGATCCAGGGGCCCAGTGGGGAGGCTGCTGAAATAGTCCAGGTGAGAGGTGATGGTGGCTGGCGTAGGGTGGTGAAAAGTTCCCTGGATGCCTTTTTTGAAGGTGGAGGGGACAAGCTTTACTGAAGGATTGGACATGTGTGGGAGAGAAAGTGAGGCGTCCAGGATGCCGTGGGATATCCTTTGCCTGTGCCCCAATGATTCTCCCGACAGCCCtaggaggtcttttttttttttttttttttaatgttttatttcccaGGGCACCTCCCTTGTAGTGAATCCAGAAGGGCTCAGACCCACCTGGTGTCCCCTAGTTCAGGTCCTTGTCCTTTGAGCCTGGAGGTGAGCTGTGGCCTGCTGATTGTTCTTGTGTGGCTTGAGAGCCAAGAGTGGGTTTTACATTTTTCAGTGATTGGAAAACAAAAGAACCTTTCGTGGTGCATGAAAgcatataaaatgcaaatatcacATCCGGACAATATGCATTTACATGCCCCAATGAGGTTTTGTTGGAGCACGGCCGTGTTTCCCTGGTCTCTGGCTACTTTGCTGCTGCCTTGAAAGAGCTGAGTAGTTGTGACCGAGATTCTATGGCCCATGAAGCCTAAGATATTTACCACCAGCCCCTTTATGAAGGAGATTTGCAGACCTTTGCTGTTTGTTCCGTTCATAGAAATTTGGGCCACCCGTGAGATATCTGATCAGGAGAATTTGGCGACCAGTTACATGGAGGCTGAGAAAGGTCTGGGTCAGAGGCAGAAAGATTTGGGGAGTGGTTGACAGTAAGCAAGGCTGGGAGAGGGGGTTCAGATTCCTGAGGGAGGATCTAGCTCTTTGGGGCAGGACcccgcacctacagcatgtggaagttccccgggccagggattgaacctacactgcagcattGCAGTTGTGGTCTGCATCACAGTTGCAGCAAATGCAgactccttaacctgctgtgccacacaggaacttccagaatctaacttttttttttctttttagggccgtacccacagcacatggacgttcccaggctaggggtcaaatcggagctgctgctgccagcctacaccacagccacagccacgccagatccaagccacgtctgcgacctacaccacaggtcactggatccttaacccactgagtgaggccagggatcgaacctggatactagtcagattcttttccactgagccacaatgggaactcccagaatctaacttttttgtttgtttgtttgtcttttctaggaccacacctgcggcatatggaggttcccaggctaggagtctaatcggagctgcagcttccggcctacaccacagccatagcaacgccagatccaggctgcatctgtgacctacaccacagctgacggcaacgccggatccttaacccactgagcgaggccagggatcgaacccacaacctcatggttcctagtcaggttcgttaaccactgagccatgatgggaactcccagaatctaaCATTTTTTAAGACATATGGAGGATGacactatcttttcttttttttcttttcatttttttttcagataaggcTGGAAcgatactttattattattattattattattttgtctttttagggctgcatctgtggcatactttatttttttttaagtgaagtatagttgatttagtgttgtgaatctcttcctttttattttattttattgtctttttagggccacaccctctgcacatgggaagttcccaggctaggggtctaattggagctgtagccgccggcctacgccagagccatagcaacgtgggatccaggccacgtctgcaacctaaactacagctcatggcaacgccagatccttaacccactgaacaaggccagggattgaacccgcaacttcatggttcctagtcagattcatcaaccactgcgccacgataggaactcctcaatcttttcctttttaaagtcagaatttaaaaggtgttcctgttgtggctcagtgggttaagaagcagaTATAATGTCagtgaagatacaggttcgatccctggcctcactcagggggttaaggatctggcgttgcagcaagctgcagtgtaggctgaagatgtggctctgatccagtgttgctgtggttgtggtgtaggtcggcagctacagttctgattcaactcctggcttgAGACCTTCAtaaaccacaggtgcagccataaaaagaaaaaaattaaaaattcttttgggagttcccatcgtggctcggtggaaatgaatccaactaggaaccatgagtttgcagtttcgatcccttaccttgctcagtggattaaggatccggcattgccgtgggctgtggggtaggttgcagacgcagctcagatcccacgttgctgtgactgtggtgtaggtcagcagcaacagctccgattagacccctagcctgggaccctccatatgccgagggtgtggccctaaaaagaaaaaagccaaaaaaaaaaaaatcttttgaattaGTTATACTAATCCAAAAGAGATCCAAATTCAGACAGAATTCAAAAGGTACAAAAACCTTAGACAGTGAAAATTCCCCTTCATGGGGTGAATGACTCGTGTGCATTTGCAGTTCTCACAGAAACTGTCAAACTGCCCCTCTTTGAAGGGGTCCCTTAGGTTGTGAATATGTTCTCATGCTCAGGGGTCATCCTTACCTGCCTGCCTCCTGTTtgcatcagtggttctcaaccagaggtgattttttttgggTAACCTAGAGATATCTAGTAATATatggagatctttttttttcagctgcacccatagcatgtgaaagttctctaACCAGGGCTTGCACCTGCAcgatagcagtgacccgagccacagcagtaagaatgccagatcctcagcccactagGCCCTCAGGGAATTCCTggagatctttttctttctttctttttttttttttttaagatggcttTATTGGGATGTAATTCTGTAATTCTCCTGCCACTCTGTGCACCAGTGGAGACTCTTTTGGTTGTCTCAGTTTGGAGTAGGGGTGGGGGACGCTACTGGCCTCTAGTGGTAGagcccagggatgctgctaaaacCCTATGCCAACGCACTGGGCAGTGCCCCCACCCAGTGGGACAAAAATGATCTAACCCTATATATTCttctttgtcatctttttttttggggggggcgcacctgtggtacatggaagatcccaggctaggggttgaaatggagctgtagttgctggcctacgtgggatctgagccgtgtctgtgacttacacaacccaggatccttaaccccctgagggaggccagagatcggacctgtgtccttatggatactagtcagattcgtttccactgagccacgccgggaactctgATCCAACCCTTACACTGATAGTGCTGAagttgagaaaccctggtctTCAGCCTTGGCCCATTTCTCTGCAGGATCCTCTCTTACAGGGAGCTGACAATTGAGCCACAGAAACAGGGAGAGCCTCACAAGACAAAGGACAATCCCAGTCACCTCTGTATGGTGAGTGACCCCGGGATGGGACACTGGGTGCCTGATACGTGTCAGTCACTTCAGTGAATCACTTTAGAGAGGAGGGGGTCCGAGACACAAGGAGGGGGGCAGCTGCCAGAAACAggtccttccctctctcctcctcctgcccacagAGCCAGCATCTCCCTACATGCAGTCAGTCAGCATCCGTGCAGTGGCCCATAATATGGTCCAGGTGAGTGCCGAACGTGCACCTGTGTTAGGTCATTTAGTCCCCAGGACAACCCTGTCAGGTCAGTCCTCTtatatcatccccattttatagacagggaaactgaggcacagagcagttaaGTAACTTACTCTTGGTCACACAGCAGTACCAATACGAATACAGCTGTAACTCAACTGTAACGACTTTGGTGGCGAGCCTAGTATGTAGCAGGCCCTGTCCTGCCTGAGCCTGTTGAGTCCTGACAGCAAGCAGAGGTGGCCGTTGGTGCTGTTCTCCATACAGTGGAAGAAGAAAGTGTCTCTTGCTTGAGGTCACCCAGCTAAGCAGGCCTGGGAGCTCAGTCTCCACTCCATTCCTTCCAGCAGAAACAGTATTTAAGGAGGCTGGGCTCGGTGCCACTCAGTGTTCCAGGAGCTGGGGATACAGCAGGGGGCAAAAAGCCAGGTGGCTGCCCGTGAGGCGGCATCCGTTTCCTAGGGGAGAAGGACCGTAAgcagaaaaatcaatatacaacGTCATGTCCAGGAGCGGCGTGTGCCGCCAATGACGGGGACGCCGACTCAGGGGATGGACGAGGGATCTTTGAGGCAGGGTGGTCTGGGAAGGGGAGAGCAGGTGCAGGCAGAGGGAGCTGCAGGCACCAGGGCCCACGAAGGGACTTGGCCAGACATGCTCGAGGCCCCACAAGGCGGCCAGTGTGGCTGGGGCGGAGGGCGAGGGGCTGGCGGGATCCGAAGCACCCAGGGCTTTGCGGGCTGTGGTGAGGACTTTGGCTTTGACTCTGAGCCTGAACCCAGGGGAGGCCTCTGAGCAGAGGAGGGGTGTGATCTGCCTCAGGTGATAACAGGGTCCCTCCGGCGCTGTATGGGGATGGATGGGCAGCAGGGGAAGGGGGAAGCGGGAGTCcggagaggaggcaggaagggacgGTGGCTGGACCGAGTAAGAAGATTTAGCTTGTGAATATcgacatatatatgaaattaaaattacacatatatttctCCCTGagcatttctttgtcttttatgatcTTGACATCTTTGAAGaaccagaataatttttttttttttttgagaatgtccctcaatttgattttcttcattattagGTTCAGGTGGAGTCAGGTCATCCATTTCTGGCAGGAATTCTGCAGAAGTGGTGCCCTGTCCTCGGCCTGTCACATCAGGATGCACATGGTGTGTGTTTGTCCCATTGCTGcacatggtgttttttttttttttttgtctttttgctatttcttgggccgctcccgaggcatatggagattcccaggctaggggttcaatcagagctgcagccaccagcccacgccagagccacagcaatgcgggatccgagccgcgtctgcaacctacgccacagctcacagcaacgccagatcgtcaacccactgagcaagggcaaggaccgaacccgcaacctcatagttcctagtcggattcgttaaccactgcgccacgacgggaactccgcacatGGTGGTTTTAATGCCTGAATTAGGGAGGTGTCTGCCAGGTTTCTGCAATATAGAGTTACTTTTcactctcttttgtttttttgtctttttaggaccgcacctccagtatatggaagttcccaggcgaggggtcgaattggagctggcggcctataccacagccaaagaacaccagatccaagtcgcatctgcgacctacaccacagctcacggcaacgccggatccttcacccactgagcgaggccagggatcaaacctgtgtccgcGTGGATtctagccgggttcgttaccgctgagccacgccgggaacccCCTCCTCTTTACTCTTTCTCTTTACAAGGCGCACCTCGTGAGGAGGTACTTTATGTCAATATCTTGGACCTTCTCAAATGCTCAGCGTCAAGTCTCAGCATCCGTTGATGATTTTAGCTGCCAGTCCACACTGAGGCACGTTTACTTAAAGTACATACGTACttaaaaaaagaggatttttctcctctcctcctttctttctttttttgtccttttgccttttctagggctgcttccgcagcatatggaggttcccaggctaggggtctaatcagagccatagccaccggcctacaccacagccacagcaacgcaggatctgagccgtgtctgcaacctacaccacagctcgtggcaatgccaggtccttaacctactgagcaaggccagggatcgaaccctcaacctcatggttcctagtcggattcgttaaccactgtgccacgatgggaactcctctttctttctttatgaggATGGACTCACAGTTTTCTGTTTTACTCAATGGGTTATAATCCGTAACCATCATGGATCCCTCCAGATTTGGCCTTTTCAAGCTAGCTCCTGGGTGGCTGGGAATTCTTTTGGAAGCACGCACTTCCTGATGGAGTGGACAGGCCGTGCCCGAGAGAGGAGAGGAGCCAGGATTTGTTCTCTCAGCAGATCCCTATTGCCAGGCACTGGGGGTGAGGCTGTGGTGAAAGCTGTGACAGGCCCTGCTCTCGTGGACTTCATGAACGGTGCCCGGGCAGAGGGCACGGGCCGAGGGGTGGCAGGGGTTTTAGGAGAGAAGCCAGGAGTTGGGTTACGGCCACGTAAGGGGAGATGCGGTGGACAGGCCTCTGCTCCCCGGCCTCCCTCCTCCTGAGGCCCCACGCTCCCCGTCATGGCTCCCCACTCTTCTTCTTCCCCCAACAGCCAGGATAATGCAGACGCCGCTGGCCATCCCCGTGCCTGTGCTCCGGCTCCCCCGGGGCCCTGACGGCCTGAGCCGAGGCTTTGCCCCCAACGCTCGCAGGGGCCTCCTGAAACCACAGGTTCCTGAAACTCCAGAATCTCCTGTAGTTCAAGAATCTCAGGAATCCCAGGAACAGCAGGCCCGAGCTGCCCTGCGGGAGCGCTACCTCCGCAGCCTGCTGGCCATGGTGGGTCGCCAGGTGAGTTTCACGCTGCACGAGGGCGTGCAGGTGACCGCCCACTTCGGAGCTACGGACCTGGACGTGGCCAACTTCTATGTGTCGCAGCTGCAGACCCCGATCGGTGTACAGGCTGAGGCGCTGCTCCGGTGTAGTGACATTATCGCATACGCCTTCAAGCTGTGAAATTGGTATCGTCTCATCTTTCTGCCTGGGGTGTAGCTGCCGTCTCCCCGGCCTCCATTTGCTCACGAGCTGGGAACTTTGGGCCATAGAGTTCTGAATTCTCTTGGAATTTTGAGCCAAGCTCCAAGTAGCCCTGGCTTCTTAAGACCTCCAGGGTGTAGTCAGTAAAATTCTGCATCCCAGGAGTCCTAGATCCTGTTGGAAGGAATGCTCTACCTCACAGAACTCTAAAGGCTGCAGGTATATGGGCCTGTCATCCGTTCCTGAAGACTTGGGGCGGCGGGGGTGAGGGAGTAAAGGAAGGCAAATTGCCTCGTGGGAAATGTCTATTGAAGAGGCTGCACAGTTCAGCCCCCTTGGAAATACCCCCCAGTACTACCCTCCCACCAAAGAGCCAATTATCCCAGGAAAATATgcctctggttttgttttgtttgttgttattgttgttttttaatgtaacCTGCAGGGATGAAGCCAGATTTGGGGAGTGGAAGGGTGGTTATCCAGGAGCTGAGCCCAGTGGAGCTGGGCCAGGATGGGGAGGGCACGTCAAGGGAATGGGAGGATTGGACTCTCCTAGTCTCTGGGAATGGCTAGAGAGAACCAGATGCCGGGTTTGGGAGATTTggatttgatttctctttcaggTGGGTGGGGATGGACAGGGGTAAGGCTCACATTGGGTCACATGGTCACTCACAAGCACTCCTCCTATTGCCTGGCTTCTGGGTAGGCCCATTCTCTTCCCAGTCCCTGCGAACTGGTCGGACCTTGTGTGGTGGCGCCACTGAGGAAAAGCAGAGGGGTTATGGGTTAGGGTGAAACTTCGCCCCCTCTTCATTTTGCCCCAGCTGTGTGGCATGGCAGGCCTCATCACTTGCTTAGCTTAGCCCCGTTGCTTAGTAGTCTTCCagcaggtttatttatttattttgtctttttgccttttctagggctcttccacggcatatggaggttcccaggctaggggtctaatcggagctgtagctgccggcctacgccagagccacagcaacgcaggatccaagcagtgtctgcgacccacaccacagctcatggcaaggccggatccttaacccactgagcaaggccagggatcacacccgcaacctcatggatactagtcggattcgttagccactgagccacgatgggaactcctcagcagatttactttaaaaaagtaatttctacCCTCTTTATAGTCACATCAATTTAAACATGTAAGTGAAGGGATTCGCTGGTAACTCAGCGGGCTGAGGGTCCCGGTTGTCGCTGCAGCGGCTCGGGTGTGGTGTGGGATGGATTCTTGGCCCAGAACTTTAGgcgtggccaaaaggaaaaaatgtaaggGAAGGTTCCATTAAATATAGAGGAGATTCGCTTTGTCTGTCTTCAGTGGTGAAGCTGAATGGAGCACGTGGAGAACTTAAACTCCCATTTGTCCATTCACAACGCTACCTCTGGCGATTCCTGGGCCAGGCTTTCAAGTTGCCTTGGCAACGAGTCGCTTGCTCCTCCTCTTGTCCCGTTTTTTGGTTTtagccccgccccccacccctccccgcggCTGGAAAGGCTGGCAGAGCATGACGAAAGTGCGAGAGCGAATATTAAGCGCCTGGATGAGCACTTGTGTGGGGGGTGGCTTGAGTTCGTGCTAGTTTGCTACTGGCTCAGTAATCTACCTGGTCCATCGCCCGGTAGTTTGGTTGGCAGATTCGCCCCTTGCTTTTggcatttcttctttggtctagttttttaaaaaattaaatcaaatcagagctgtaatatTTTACTGTGGctcatattttagtttttacatttatttttttcttattttgaccGCACCCGcacaggcatgtggaagtccctggaccagggatcgagccagtgccacagcagtgacccaaaccgctgcagtgacaactcgggatctttaacccgctaagccacaaggaaacgcttagtttttaaatttaaattgtattttatacaACGCTATCCAAATACAGAGTTATTATTGAAACTGCAGTCTGCAAACAGAAGGCTAGAGACTAGCAAGTGGCGACGGGCTTGTCAGCATCCACAACCTGTACTCATATATTAACACAGTTCCTATCGCCTTTCAAGTTCTCCACCCCTTACTTCTCCCCTTATCGGTTGGCCCAGCCCCACCAAGCAGATGGCTTTTCTTTCTATCTACTCCGTTCCCTTCTCGGTTGCCCGAGCTCGTGACAAATGTGTGCGAGCCTGCATGTTAGATATCTAGATTgagcggggaggcggggggcgggggagggggggcgcggaggggcgggggggggggggcggctcgGGTTCGCGCTTGCGCGCTGCTCTGGGAGACGGCGTCCACCTCGCCCCGCCCCCCCGCTCTGCAGTTCCGGCTCTGCAGATTCACCGCTCACGCTTCTTTTTCCTGTGGCCCTTTCTG
Proteins encoded:
- the GEMIN7 gene encoding gem-associated protein 7, coding for MQTPLAIPVPVLRLPRGPDGLSRGFAPNARRGLLKPQVPETPESPVVQESQESQEQQARAALRERYLRSLLAMVGRQVSFTLHEGVQVTAHFGATDLDVANFYVSQLQTPIGVQAEALLRCSDIIAYAFKL